A single region of the Oreochromis niloticus isolate F11D_XX linkage group LG19, O_niloticus_UMD_NMBU, whole genome shotgun sequence genome encodes:
- the pnn gene encoding pinin, which produces MAVAVRSLQDQLEKAKESLKHVDDNIRKLTGRDPNESRPGQIRRLGGPMAGPGGGGRGRGINLLRRSLSDMGSGGPPAKQRDIEGALLRLAGDQRARRDMRHDSDAEDDDDVKKPALQSSVVATSKERTRRDLIQDQTMDERGKQRNRRMFGLLMGTLQKFKQESNVSSEKQKRRSEIEQKLEVQAEAERKKVENEKRELFEERRAKQTELRLLEQKVELAQLQEEWTSHNNRLVKYIRTKTKPHIFYLPGKMCSATQKLLDESTKKLNAVFEERREAFAEHLSKMESRPRRQLNREQDGNTAATGTEQPEEGKPAGQVVKVTGNKGNVEMEEEEEEDEEEEREKEGDRKVTEKEEMEEGEKEVSKKVEEEEEGMELSEEKREGEDQKEKGDKEGSPESEEMEVEQAVEKEERGKDVAVEMESKQGPTDLHDSKPSEPAVSSQEAENTSHQPEPSHAAEEPAAESPVTHGASKTPEPQSAPSVPAQVSTVPGSTVQDSTVDRQAEEGKSQEEPPQKLPASQEVPVTAPAKEDSGRGRKKEKESRKGRSRSNSSSSSSSGSSSSGSSSSSSGSSRSSSSSSSSSSSSSNSSSRSRSRDSGKRKRRPSDRDRDRKKGDERRSHKRGGSGGGGRDSRGSKERRKRRSEEGRGRSSRSDREHKDRDRKDKRR; this is translated from the exons ATGGCGGTGGCAGTGCGGAGTTTGCAAGACCAGCTAGAAAAAGccaaggaaagtttgaagcatGTGGACGATAATATTCGTAAACTGACCGGACGTGATCCTAATGAATCAAG GCCGGGTCAGATCCGTCGGCTTGGCGGCCCCATGGCAGGCCCTGGAGGAGGAGGTAGAGGCAGAGGAATAAACCTGCTCAG ACGCAGTCTCTCAGACATGGGAAGCGGCGGCCCTCCTGCCAAGCAAAGGGACATCGAAGGAGCCCTGCTAAG GCTGGCAGGGGACCAGAGGGCCAGGAGGGACATGCGTCACGACAGCGACGCTGAGGATGACGATGATGTCAAAAAG ccggCGTTGCAGTCGTCTGTAGTAGCTACCTCCAAAGAGAGAACGCGCCGAGATCTCATTCAGGACCAAACCATGGATGAGAGGGGCAAACAGAG GAATCGGCGCATGTTCGGCCTGCTCATGGGGACCCTACAGAAATTCAAGCAGGAGTCAAATGTCTCTTCAGAAAAG CAAAAGCGACGTTCTGAGATTGAGCAGAAGCTCGAGGTTCAGGCTGAGGCTGAGAGAAAGAAGGTGGAGAATGAAAAGAGGGAGCTGTTTGAAGAGAGGAGAGCCAAGCAGACAGAGCTGAGACTTCTGGAGCAGAAAGTGGAATTGGCTCAATTG CAAGAGGAGTGGACCAGCCACAATAATCGCCTGGTGAAATACATTCGCACAAAGACCAAGCCTCATATCTTCTACCTGCCTGGAAAAATGTGCTCCGCAACACAAAAACTCCTCGATGAATCCACCAAGAAACTAAATG CTGTGTTTGAAGAGAGGCGTGAGGCTTTTGCTGAACACCTCAGCAAGATGGAGTCGCGTCCCCGGCGACAACTAAACCGCGAACAGGACGGCAACACAGCGGCAACAGGGACGGAGCAGCCGGAGGAGGGTAAGCCAGCAGGTCAGGTAGTCAAGGTGACAGGTAATAAGGGCAATGTAGAgatggaagaagaggaggaggaagatgaggaggaggaaagggaaAAGGAGGGGGATAGAAAGGTGACAGAGAAGGAGGAAATGGAGGAAGGGGAGAAGGAAGTGTCTAAAAAGgtagaggaagaggaggaagggaTGGAGTTAAGTGAGGAGAAGCGGGAAGGAGAGGATCAGAAGGAGAAGGGAGACAAAGAGGGGAGTCCAGAGTCAGAGGAGATGGAGGTAGAGCAGGCAGTAGAGAAGGAGGAAAGGGGTAAGGATGTAGCGGTAGAGATGGAAAGTAAGCAGGGGCCCACAGATCTCCATGACAGCAAGCCCTCTGAACCAGCTGTAAGCAGCCAGGAAGCCGAAAACACCAGTCATCAGCCCGAGCCCAGCCACGCTGCTGAGGAACCAGCAGCAGAGTCTCCTGTGACCCACGGGGCATCTAAAACCCCAGAACCCCAGTCAGCCCCTAGTGTGCCTGCACAAGTGTCCACAGTCCCTGGATCTACTGTCCAGGACTCCACAGTTGACAGACAGGCAGAGGAGGGGAAATCCCAGGAGGAACCCCCACAAAAACTACCTGCTTCCCAGGAGGTCCCCGTCACTGCCCCAGCTAAGGAGGACAGCGGCAGAgggagaaagaaggaaaaggaaTCGAGGAAAGGCCGCAGTCGCAGTAAcagctcttcctcttcctcctctggcTCCTCCTCCAGCGGAagttcctcttcctcctccggGTCCAGCCGCTCCtcatcatcctcttcctcctcctcatcctcgtCATCCAACAGCAGCAGCCGTAGCCGCAGCCGAGACAGCGGCAAACGCAAGAGGAGGCCCTCGGATAGAGACAGGGACAGGAAGAAGGGAGACGAAAGACGAAGCCACAAGAGAGGAGGGAGTGGCGGAGGAGGGAGGGACTCGAGGGGATcgaaggagaggaggaagaggaggagcgaGGAAGGAAGGGGCAGGTCATCCCGGAGCGATAGGGAGCATAAAGATAGAGACAGGAAGGACAAGCGACGCTAA